The following proteins are co-located in the Triticum aestivum cultivar Chinese Spring chromosome 1A, IWGSC CS RefSeq v2.1, whole genome shotgun sequence genome:
- the LOC123063710 gene encoding uncharacterized protein At4g14342, which produces MQASDRFNINSQLEHLQAKYVGTGHADLTRFEWAVNIQRDSYASYIGHYPMLAYFSIAENESIGRERYEFMQKMLLPCGLPPERDED; this is translated from the exons ATGCAG GCTAGCGACAGGTTCAACATCAATTCTCAACTCGAGCATCTCCAAGCCAAATATGTCGGAACAGGGCATGCTGACCTGACCAGATT TGAATGGGCTGTAAATATCCAAAGAGACAGCTATGCATCTTACATTGGACACTACCCGATGTTGGCATATTTTTCCATTGCTGAGAATGAATCTATTGGAAGGGAGCGTTACGAATTTATGCAG AAAATGCTGCTTCCCTGTGGCCTCCCTCCTGAAAGAGACGAAGACTGA
- the LOC123044006 gene encoding probable LRR receptor-like serine/threonine-protein kinase At1g05700 — protein MAARWSQTLLLSLTAAAVGVLRVHGQRAPSLEGFITIDCGQEQGSYTDPITKIPVTSDAGFTDAGYNYNISAEYMKPQPQLAKTYHTVRGFPDTACGCYTLPSLVPGSKYLIRAFFRYSNYDGLNKLPIFDLYLGVNLWRTVNITRAEWTVLAEVMAVIPDESVQVCLVNIGSGTPFISSLSLRPLENTMYQQVNATQGLGLVDRRNMGGAGSYPIRYPDDPYDRAWMPRSNPNLWLDISTKEKVQESVGNLRLHVPSTVMQTAVTALNGSKSKTVEVSWETELDHVHPTPGCIAILYTAELQILAGNDVRQFNIIVDDGPTDLPHTPEYLVTHGFANIEPHKCLSRYNFTVTATANSTLPPIINAFEYFSVISTANVGTDIQDVSAIHGIKTKYRVKRNWMGDPCAPKTFKWDGLSCSYAISGRPRITRINMSSNGLSGDISSYFDDLKDIQSLDLSYNKLRGSIPNVLSQLPSLVFLDLTGNQLNGSIPSRLLKRSQDGTLTLRYNKNPNLCNRNSSCQHTKTKKNYKHAVYIVVPIVAVAVIGALVVLLILIVRKKKGATRRSKGQDHQHLDNHRFTYKELQTITDNFKIVLGQGGFGTVYDGFLQDGTQVAVKLRSQSSSQDVREFLTEAQTLTKIHHKNLVSLVGYCKDGVYLALVYEHMSEGNLEKKLRGRDCNDVPLTWRQRLCIALQSAQGLEYLHKSCSPPFVHRDVKTSNILLNKNLEAKVADFGLMKAFNHDDDTHISTARVIGTRGYLAPEYARALQLNEKSDVHSFGVVLLEVITGQPTILQSTEVIHIVQWARQHLSGGNIEEVVDARMQGDYNVNNMWKVVDLALKCTEHDPVQRPTMTNVASQLQYCLELEGENQTRHNANTTFYTMKDSCGVRDLPMM, from the exons ATGGCCGCCCGATGGTCGCAGACACTCCTGCTCAGCCTCACCGCTGCCGCCGTCGGGGTGCTTCGAGTTCACGGCCAGCGAGCGCCTAGTCTCGAAG GTTTCATCACCATAGACTGCGGCCAGGAGCAGGGCAGCTACACGGACCCCATCACCAAGATACCTGTCACGTCGGACGCCGGCTTCACAGACGCCGGCTACAACTACAACATCTCGGCCGAGTACATGAAGCCACAGCCCCAGCTGGCCAAGACCTACCACACCGTGCGCGGCTTCCCGGACACGGCTTGCGGCTGCTACACCCTACCGTCCCTCGTGCCGGGGTCCAAGTACCTGATCCGGGCCTTCTTCAGGTACAGCAACTACGATGGGCTCAACAAGCTCCCCATCTTTGATCTCTACCTCGGCGTCAACTTGTGGCGAACGGTGAACATCACCCGGGCCGAGTGGACGGTGCTGGCCGAGGTCATGGCCGTGATCCCGGACGAGTCGGTGCAGGTTTGCCTGGTGAACATCGGCTCAGGGACGCCGTTTATCTCCTCGCTGTCCCTGAGGCCCTTGGAGAACACAATGTATCAGCAGGTGAACGCGACGCAGGGGCTTGGCCTCGTCGACAGACGCAATATGGGCGGCGCGGGTAGCTACCCAATCAG GTACCCGGACGATCCATACGACCGGGCCTGGATGCCGCGGAGCAACCCGAATTTGTGGTTGGACATCTCAACAAAGGAGAAGGTCCAAGAGAGTGTGGGCAACCTCCGCCTCCATGTGCCGTCCACCGTGATGCAGACCGCTGTCACGGCGCTCAACGGCTCCAAGTCCAAGACCGTCGAGGTGTCTTGGGAGACGGAGCTGGACCACGTCCACCCAACGCCCGG ATGCATTGCCATCCTGTATACCGCCGAGCTGCAGATCCTAGCCGGCAACGACGTGCGCCAGTTCAACATCATCGTCGACGACGGGCCGACTGATCTCCCGCACACGCCTGAGTACCTTGTCACCCACGGTTTTGCGAACATCGAACCTCACAAGTGCTTAAGCCGGTACAACTTCACCGTGACTGCCACGGCCAACTCGACACTGCCACCGATCATCAACGCCTTCGAGTATTTCTCCGTCATCTCTACAGCCAACGTTGGCACAGACATTCAGGACG TTTCTGCTATTCATGGCATCAAGACTAAGTATAGGGTGAAGAGGAATTGGATGGGTGATCCCTGCGCTCCAAAGACTTTTAAATGGGATGGGTTGTCCTGCAGCTATGCTATCTCTGGGCGTCCAAGAATCACAAGAAT AAATATGTCATCTAATGGTTTGAGCGGTGATATATCATCTTATTTCGACGATCTCAAAGATATCCAGTCCTT GGATTTGTCATACAACAAATTGAGAGGATCAATTCCTAATGTTCTTTCACAACTACCATCTCTCGTGTTCTT AGATTTGACAGGTAACCAACTTAATGGATCCATCCCCTCTAGGCTTCTAAAGAGAAGTCAAGATGGCACCCTAACTCTAAG ATACAACAAAAACCCAAACCTTTGCAACAGAAACAGCTCTTGCCAGCATACCAAAACCAAAAAGAATTATAAGCACGCCGTCTATATTGTTGTTCCGATAGTTGCAGTTGCTGTGATTGGAGCACTTGTAGTACTTCTGATTCTCATAGTGAGGAAAAAGAAAG GAGCAACAAGGAGGAGCAAAGGACAAGACCATCAACACCTGGACAACCACCGATTCACGTACAAGGAGCTACAGACCATAACAGACAACTTCAAGATAGTACTCGGCCAAGGAGGGTTTGGAACTGTTTATGATGGCTTCTTGCAGGATGGTACTCAAGTGGCAGTGAAGTTGCGGTCTCAATCCTCCAGTCAAGATGTAAGAGAGTTTTTGACAGAG GCTCAGACATTAACGAAGATTCATCACAAGAATCTTGTATCATTAGTTGGTTATTGCAAGGATGGGGTGTATTTGGCTCTTGTCTACGAGCATATGTCTGAAGGAAATCTAGAAAAGAAACTCAGAG GGAGAGATTGCAATGATGTACCCTTAACCTGGAGACAGAGGCTTTGCATTGCACTACAATCCGCACAAG GGCTCGAGTATTTGCACAAGTCGTGCAGCCCGCCCTTCGTGCATCGTGACGTCAAGACATCAAACATCCTACTAAATAAAAATCTTGAGGCCAAAGTTGCCGACTTTGGCTTGATGAAGGCTTTCAATCATGATGACGATACACATATATCCACGGCCCGGGTGATTGGAACACGAGGCTACCTCGCCCCTGA GTATGCAAGGGCCCTACAATTGAACGAAAAAAGTGATGTACATAGCTTTGGGGTCGTGCTACTGGAGGTAATTACAGGTCAACCCACCATCCTTCAATCTACAGAGGTCATCCATATTGTCCAATGGGCACGTCAACACCTTTCGGGAGGCAACATTGAGGAAGTGGTTGATGCCCGCATGCAAGGTGACTACAATGTGAACAACATGTGGAAGGTCGTGGATCTTGCACTCAAGTGCACCGAGCATGACCCCGTGCAACGGCCCACAATGACTAATGTGGCTTCCCAACTGCAATATTGCCTTGAGTTAGAGGGTGAAAACCAAACTAGACATAATGCTAACACTACCTTCTACACGATGAAAGATAGCTGTGGCGTCCGTGATTTACCGATGATGTAA
- the LOC123044087 gene encoding putative leucine-rich repeat receptor-like protein kinase At2g19210 translates to MEQPTAASPWLLLLCLAAVATGGVPQARAQLESKGFISIDCGLPGTASYVDAGTKLSYVSDAGFTDDAAGANHNISAKYIRPQLSRRYHNVRSFPDGARNCYTLRPLVPGCKYLVRAAFLYGDYDGLGRPPIFNLHLGVNYWQTVNVSTPGSEVTAEAIVVVPDDFVQVCLVNTGAGTPFVSALELRPLKMKFYPQANLTQGLLVEHRMNLGPADETNIIRYPVDPYDRVWIPWADPKEWTEISTTRQVQSDDDDYEVPSAVMQTAVTPLNASKKNLDISWDPVPQPRNPSPGYFIVMHFSELQILPSSAVRQFYVRINGMELNMTAAKLYYHGTGVISNVKPYRYDKFNISLHATTNSTLPPIVNAIELFSVMPTSILGTDSQDVSASMAIKDKYHVQKNWMGDPCIPKTIAWERLMCSYTIAQTPRIISVNLSFSGPSGDILSSFANLKALQYLDLSNNNLTGTIPDALSQLPLLKFLDLSGNQLSGSIPSGFLKRIQDGSLNLRYGNNLNLCTNNNSCQPAKIKSKRAIKFVVPIAVTMVIVVVALTLFSSLRRKKRGSMKNSVKPQNETTNDGDTSLGLETRQLTYIEIERITNNLRHVLGKGGFGYVYDGFLEDGTQVAVKIRSQSSNQGDKEFLAEVQILTRIHHKNLVSLIGFCKDGEHMALVYEFMSRGTLQEHIVGGDHNTICLSWRQRLKIAVESAQGLEYLHKGCNPPLIHRDVKATNILLNTRFEAKIADFGLSKAFNHDNETQISTNVIVGTRGYMDPEYQTTGQPTTKSDVYSFGVVLLVLVTGKPPTLHNPQGISIIEWVQQRLAKGNIEGVVDVRMHGDHDVNSMWKAADIALKCTAQASSRRPNMIDVVLQLQECLKLEEDHAGGEANTSFYTGIYSNDQNLRYDAYPTNQSTNVSQSSTGFEMEHSFGRVPTMDNGPAAR, encoded by the exons ATGGAGCAACCAACGGCGGCAAGTCCATGGCTGCTGCTCCTGTGCCTCGCCGCCGTTGCCACCGGCGGCGTACCCCAAGCTCGCGCGCAGCTTGAGAGCAAAG GATTCATAAGCATAGACTGCGGGCTGCCGGGCACCGCGAGCTACGTGGACGCGGGAACAAAGCTGTCATATGTCTCGGACGCCGGCTTCACCGATGACGCCGCCGGCGCCAACCACAACATCTCGGCCAAGTACATCCGGCCGCAGCTCTCGCGGCGCTACCACAATGTGCGCAGCTTCCCCGACGGAGCACGCAACTGCTACACCCTCCGGCCCTTGGTGCCCGGTTGCAAGTACCTCGTCCGCGCGGCATTCTTGTATGGCGACTACGACGGCCTCGGCAGGCCGCCTATCTTCAACCTCCATCTCGGCGTCAACTACTGGCAGACCGTCAACGTCTCGACGCCAGGCTCCGAGGTGACGGCGGAGGCAATCGTTGTTGTGCCGGACGACTTCGTGCAGGTCTGCCTTGTGAACACCGGCGCCGGCACGCCGTTCGTCTCCGCGCTGGAGCTGAGGCCGCTGAAGATGAAGTTCTACCCGCAGGCGAACTTGACGCAGGGTCTCCTCGTAGAACACAGGATGAACCTTGGCCCGGCGGACGAGACCAACATCATCAG GTACCCCGTAGACCCATACGACCGAGTATGGATCCCTTGGGCCGACCCGAAGGAGTGGACAGAGATATCAACGACGAGGCAGGTGCAGAGCGACGACGACGACTACGAGGTGCCGTCGGCGGTGATGCAGACTGCAGTCACTCCGCTGAACGCCTCCAAGAAGAACCTCGATATCTCCTGGGACCCCGTGCCTCAGCCTCGCAACCCATCGCCGGGGTACTTCATCGTCATGCACTTCTCGGAGCTGCAGATCCTCCCCAGCAGCGCCGTGCGCCAGTTCTACGTCCGCATCAACGGCATGGAGTTGAACATGACCGCTGCTAAGCTGTACTACCACGGCACCGGTGTCATCTCCAATGTAAAGCCCTACCGATACGACAAATTCAATATCTCTTTGCACGCCACCACTAACTCGACGCTGCCACCGATCGTCAACGCCATCGAGTTGTTCTCCGTCATGCCCACCTCCATCCTCGGCACGGACTCCCAGGACG TGTCGGCCAGCATGGCGATCAAGGACAAGTATCATGTGCAGAAGAACTGGATGGGTGACCCATGCATTCCCAAGACTATAGCATGGGAAAGGTTGATGTGCAGTTATACAATTGCACAAACACCAAGGATCATAAGCGT AAACCTGTCTTTCAGTGGTCCGAGTGGTGATATATTGTCTTCTTTCGCGAATCTCAAGGCTCTCCAATACTT GGATCTGTCAAACAACAACTTGACTGGCACAATTCCAGATGCCCTTTCGCAGTTACCCTTGCTGAAATTTTT AGATTTGTCGGGCAATCAACTCAGTGGATCAATTCCCTctggatttctcaaaagaattcaAGATGGCTCCCTAAATCTGAG ATATGGCAACAACTTGAACCTTTGCACCAACAATAATTCATGTCAGCCTGCTAAGATAAAGAGCAAGCGAGCCATCAAGTTTGTTGTCCCTATAGCTGTCACCATGGTGATAGTAGTAGTGGCGCTAACACTCTTTTCCTCGCTGAGACGAAAAAAACGAG GATCAATGAAAAACTCCGTTAAACCACAAAATGAAACAACAAATGATGGGGACACTTCACTTGGACTTGAGACTCGTCAATTAACATACATAGAGATTGAGAGGATAACGAACAACCTTCGGCATGTATTGGGCAAAGGGGGGTTCGGTTATGTCTATGACGGCTTCTTGGAGGATGGTACTCAAGTGGCTGTAAAGATACGATCTCAGTCTTCCAATCAAGGTGACAAGGAATTCCTAGCTGAG GTTCAGATTTTAACACGGATTCATCACAAGAATCTTGTCTCCTTGATTGGTTTCTGCAAGGATGGTGAGCACATGGCACTTGTCTACGAGTTCATGTCGAGGGGAACTTTGCAAGAGCACATTGTAG GAGGAGACCACAACACAATTTGTTTAAGCTGGAGACAAAGACTTAAAATTGCAGTTGAATCTGCACAAG GGTTGGAATACCTGCACAAGGGGTGCAACCCACCCTTGATTCATAGGGATGTGAAGGCCACAAACATCCTATTGAACACAAGGTTCGAGGCCAAGATTGCTGATTTCGGATTGTCCAAGGCTTTCAACCACGACAATGAAACCCAGATATCCACAAATGTTATTGTCGGTACACGAGGATACATGGATCCAGA GTACCAGACAACAGGACAACCAACGACAAAGAGTGATGTGTACAGCTTCGGCGTCGTGCTGCTGGTGCTTGTCACGGGGAAGCCACCAACCCTGCACAATCCGCAGGGCATCAGCATCATCGAGTGGGTGCAACAACGGCTAGCAAAGGGCAACATCGAAGGCGTGGTAGATGTGCGCATGCACGGAGACCACGACGTCAATAGTATGTGGAAAGCCGCTGACATTGCGCTCAAGTGCACTGCACAGGCTTCATCACGGCGTCCCAACATGATTGATGTTGTGTTGCAGCTACAGGAGTGCCTCAAACTAGAGGAGGACCACGCCGGTGGCGAAGCCAACACCAGCTTCTACACTGGCATTTATAGCAATGACCAGAACTTGAGATATGATGCTTACCCTACTAACCAGTCCACAAATGTGAGTCAGAGCAGCACCGGATTTGAGATGGAGCATAGTTTTGGGAGGGTGCCAACAATGGACAATGGTCCTGCTGCTCGATAA
- the LOC123063702 gene encoding (R)-specific enoyl-CoA hydratase, which translates to MRLARAAPLLVRTAATAATADPAAALKAGDALRARPRRFTEDDVAAYAAVSGDRNPVHLDDAFARGTGGFQRGRVVHGMLVASLFPALIASHFPGAVYASQSLKFAAPVYVGDEVVAQVQALHIKAAGARHIVKFATKCFMADEETLAIDGQAMAFLPTLQLSTEAME; encoded by the exons ATGCGCCTCGCCCGCGCGGCCCCTCTGCTCGTCcgcacggcggcgacggcggccaccGCCGACCCAGCGGCGGCGCTGAAGGCTGGCGACGCGCTGCGCGCGCGTCCGCGGCGGTTCACGGAGGACGACGTGGCGGCGTACGCGGCGGTGAGCGGCGACCGCAACCCCGTCCACCTGGACGACGCCTTCGCCCGCGGGACGGGCGGGTTCCAGCGCGGCCGCGTGGTGCACGGCATGCTCGTCGCCTCCCTCTTCCCCGCCCTCATCGCATCCCACTTC CCTGGGGCCGTGTACGCGAGCCAGTCCCTCAAGTTCGCGGCGCCGGTGTACGTCGGAGACGAGGTGGTCGCGCAGGTGCAGGCGCTCCATATCAAGGCCGCCGGCGCAAGGCACAT CGTCAAGTTCGCCACCAAGTGCTTCATGGCCGATGAAGAGACTCTCGCCATTGACGGCCAGGCCATGGCTTTTCTGCCCACACTGCAGCTCAGCACAGAGGCGATGGAGTGA